A region of Theileria annulata chromosome 2, complete sequence, *** SEQUENCING IN PROGRESS *** DNA encodes the following proteins:
- a CDS encoding uncharacterized protein (chr2.cand.405 - hypothetical protein): MVGSSDTLPDLKHVDVTDVTNEVKNNEKSENNEVMNEVNELYNELEELYDSLTNNCVLRSNTECVGNNTPMGSEFPLSNNFNSCLKPDDRINELYFNKLNEKNKLIYCNNKLNEIKSLLEGENEPEQVVKKNGVAWEIDDNYLKQFELKMNIKNQEDLINCRLNNINHNKLVLSDYYKLHQMSKNNPTPDLHPPSKQNSIVVNDVRDNNLIQTNIKRLNTAPNFINTVPVPLKHPNLTPVNTAKNNTTPIIVNQPQNPNHKLTNGLIVRNKLNNLTVLNRVNNDNMVYVRGNIRYKPNQPPYINCNLQFHPPVSNNLSADKVLNRKESVDTKHSNNLDSQHVTTPDSEHEMPNCSDYYKFNTIDDLIKYENDQYYGNSMGPLPVINDHNEGKLSNDKKVKMCKHRKKRKRHSIHCKYYKGGSSISTDTSIENDEIRANGEVFYNTRVIYT, translated from the coding sequence ATGGTCGGTTCGTCGGACACATTGCCTGATTTAAAACATGTAGATGTAACCGATGTGACTAATGAAGTTAAAAACAATGAAAAATctgaaaataatgaagTAATGAATGAAGTAAATGAATTGTACAATGAGTTGGAAGAATTGTATGACTCATTGACAAACAATTGTGTTCTAAGGAGCAATACCGAATGTGTTGGTAATAACACACCTATGGGAAGTGAATTCCCACTTTCTAACAATTTTAACTCCTGTTTAAAACCTGACGATAGAATAAACGAgctttattttaataaattaaacgAGAAGAACAAATTGATATACTGTAACAATAAACTGAATGAAATAAAGTCACTTTTAGAGGGAGAGAATGAACCGGAACAGGTAGTTAAGAAGAACGGGGTGGCTTGGGAGATTGACGACAATTATTTGAAACAATTTGAACTAAAGATGAATATTAAGAACCAGGAAGATTTAATCAATTGTAGACTAAACAACATCAACCACAACAAATTGGTACTTTCAGATTATTACAAACTACATCAGATGAGCAAAAATAACCCAACCCCTGATCTTCATCCGCCTAGTAAACAGAATTCTATTGTTGTTAATGATGTTAgggataataatttaattcaaactaatattaaacGTCTTAACACTGCtccaaattttattaatactgTTCCCGTTCCCCTCAAACACCCCAATTTAACTCCAGTTAATACTGCTAAGAATAATACAACTCCTATTATAGTTAACCAACCTCAAAACCCAAACCATAAATTAACCAATGGCCTAATAGTAAGAAATAAACTTAACAATTTGACCGTATTGAATAGGgtaaataatgataatatgGTATACGTTAGAGGAAACATTAGGTACAAGCCTAACCAGCCTCCctatattaattgtaacCTACAATTTCATCCTCCCGTCTCCAATAATCTTTCTGCTGACAAGGTTTTAAACAGAAAAGAATCTGTCGATACCAAGCACTCAAATAATCTTGATAGCCAACATGTGACTACTCCTGATTCTGAACATGAAATGCCCAATTGTTCAGATTACTACAAGTTTAATACAATAGAcgatttaataaaatacgAAAATGATCAATATTATGGCAATTCTATGGGACCTTTGCCTGTAATAAACGACCATAATGAAGGTAAATTATCTAACGATAAAAAGgtaaaaatgtgtaaacaTAGAAAGAAAAGGAAGAGGCATAGTATTCACTGTAAGTATTATAAAGGTGGAAGCAGCATAAGTACTGATACAAGTATagaaaatgatgaaatCCGTGCCAACGGCGAAGTATTTTACAATACAAGGGTCATTTACacctaa